In the genome of Candoia aspera isolate rCanAsp1 chromosome 1, rCanAsp1.hap2, whole genome shotgun sequence, one region contains:
- the PALS1 gene encoding protein PALS1: MSDKWYSLSHRTMTSSHMNGHVTEDSDSETKIMDLAPLEESQKHREMAVDCPGDLGNRMMPLRRSAQLERIRQQQEDLRRRREEDGKKQELDLNSSVRLKKLAQIPPKTGIDNPMFDTGEGVTLESPHCAVKILEVDELLTSLKHVQHTLIDPQSQEEISLILQLVQNTDFQNAFKIHNAVTVHMNKASPPYPLISNAQELAQEVQNVLRPSHQKDGLELNSLLNAPHVQALLLAHDKVAEQEMQPESVADEKIYENIGLYGGETVKIVRIEKARDIPLGATVRNEMDSVIISRIVKGGAAEKSGLLHEGDEVLEINGIEIRGKDVNEVFDLLADMHGTLTFVLIPSQQSKPPPTKETVIHVKAHFDYDPSDDPYVPCRELGLSFQKGDILHVISQEDPNWWQAYRDGDEENQPLAGLIPGKSFQQQREAMKQTIEEDKEPEKSGKLWCAKKNKKKRKKVLYNANKNDDYDNEEILTYEEMSLYHQPANRKRPIVLIGPQNCGQNELWQRLMHNEADRFASAVPHTTRNRRDNEVVGRDYHFVSRQVFETDITAGKFIEHGEFEKNLYGTSIDSVRQVINSGKICLLNLHTQSLKSLRNSDLKPYIIFIAPPSQERLRALLAKEGKNPKPEELREIIEKTREMEQNNGHYFDTAIVNSDIDKAYQELLRLINKLDTEPQWVPSSWLR, from the exons ATGTCTGACAAGTGGTATAGCTTATCACATAGAACAATGACAAGTTCTCATATGAATGGACATGTAACAGAAGATTCTGACAGTGAAACAAAAATTATGGATCTTGCACCACTTGAAGAATCTCAGAAACACAGGGAGATGGCTGTGGATTGCCCAGGTGATCTAGGCAACCGGATGATGCCATTACGACGGAGTGCTCAACTTGAACGGATTCGACAGCAGCAAGAAGACCTAAGACGAAGACGGGAGGAAGATGGGAAAAAACAAGAACTCGATCTTAATTCTTCTGTGCGACTGAAGAAGCTGGCACAAATTCCTCCCAAGACTGGGATAGACAACCCTATGTTTGACACTGGAGAAGGAGTAACTCTGGAGAGTCCACATTGTGCTGTAAAAATCCTAG AAGTTGATGAGCTGCTGACTTCTCTTAAGCATGTCCAGCACACACTGATAGATCCACAAAGTCAAGAGGAAATTTCTCTGATTTTACAGCTTGTGCAAAATACTGactttcaaaatgcatttaaGATACACAATGCTGTAACTGTGCATATGAACAAAGCAAGTCCCCCTTATCCTCTTATCTCCAATGCACAAGAGCTTGCACAAGAG GTACAAAATGTTTTGAGACCGAGCCATCAGAAAGATGGGCTGGAACTTAATTCTTTATTGAATGCTCCTCATGTTCAG GCACTACTTTTGGCTCATGATAAAGTTGCTGAGCAGGAAATGCAACCAGAATCAGTGGCAGATGAAAAGATCTATGAAAATATTGGGCTGTATGGAGGAGAGACAGTTAAAATTGTTCGCATTGAGAAAGCTAGAGATATCCCATTG GGTGCTACCGTACGAAATGAAATGGATTCAGTCATCATTAGTCGAATAGTGAAGGGTGGTGCTGCTGAAAAGAGTGGGCTGTTGCATGAAGGTGATGAAGTTTTAGAAATCAATGGAATTGAAATTCGTGGAAAAGATGTTAATGAGGTTTTTGACTTGCTG GCGGACATGCATGGCACTCTTACATTTGTGCTGATTCCCAGTCAGCAGAGCAAGCCCCCACCTACTAAGGAGACAGTG ATCCACGTGAAAGCTCACTTTGACTACGATCCTTCTGATGACCCTTATGTCCCTTGCAGAGAGTTAGGTCTGTCTTTTCAAAAAGGAGATATACTCCATGTGATCAGCCAAGAAGATCCAAATTGGTGGCAGGCTTATCGAGATGGAGATGAAGAAAATCAGCCTTTGGCAGGCCTTATTCCAG gaaaaagtttTCAGCAGCAAAGAGAAGCAATGAAGCAAACTATAGAGGAGGACAAAGAACCAGAAAAATCAG GAAAACTTTGGTGtgcaaagaagaacaaaaagaaacgGAAGAAAGTTTTGTATAATGCCAACAAAAATGATG ATTATGACAACGAGGAGATTTTGACTTATGAGGAAATGTCACTTTATCACCAGCCAGCAAATAGGAAACGACCTATTGTCCTGATTGGTCCCCAGAACTGTGGCCAAAATGAACTGTGGCAAAGATTAATGCATAATGAAGCTGACCGATTCGCTTCCGCAGTTCCTC ATACAACACGGAATAGGAGGGACAATGAAGTAGTTGGCAGGGATTACCATTTTGTATCACGGCAAGTATTTGAGACTGATATTACAGCAGGAAAGTTTATTGAGCATGGTGAATTTGAGAAGAATCTGTATGGTACCAGCATAGACTCTGTCCGGCAGGTGATCAATTCTGGGAAGATATGTCTCTTAAATCTTCATACACAG TCTTTGAAAAGTTTACGGAATTCAGACTTGAAACCATATATTATCTTCATTGCACCACCTTCACAAGAACGGCTTCGGGCACTGCTGGCTAAAGAGGGCAAAAATCCAAAG CCAGAAGAACTAAGAGAAATCATAGAGAAAACCAGAGAGATGGAGCAAAACAATGGCCATTACTTTGATACAGCGATTGTGAATTCTGATATTGATAAAGCATATCAAGAATTGCTTCGTTTAATTAACAAACTTGATACAGAACCTCAGTGGGTTCCATCCTCTTGGCTGCGATGA